Within Planococcus citri chromosome 2, ihPlaCitr1.1, whole genome shotgun sequence, the genomic segment tattaaaaatgaataattaatataaaataaagttatttattgagtttttcaatttttacaaaaattttgttcaaggtgaaaagagttgatttttccagcttaagcctcattcaaatttcaataaaatggcactaatcctccaaatgtgggccgattgccccaaaaatttgcatgttgactccccagaacatacttttcaagaaaatcacaaaaaaaaaatttttcaaacttgttttGTAGttactctatttttttaaccttgaatttagggtcaaaagaatcgttcgcgaacgttttaaccaccacaggcggattctgcactctgagtactaccaatatccacaaaaaaaaacaaatcgattttttggacactaacctggttttctcgtgacagatcacatatgatcaaatttcaaatttttcgcattGGACGCACGTAGAagatcttttcatttttctaaaacagtTTGGATAAAGGCTATATAGAGTAAAAAcccagaattttttcaaaaattccatatcTTTGAGGGCTTATATCTTGCTTTCAGGGATATCTCTGGAGCTAAAAACTTCTTAAAGTagttttcaactaaaaattaagGTCTCCgccgaatttggtcaaaattttgtggcatttttttttctggtccaCTCTAATATACCTTGTGCTTACTTACCTACAATTTCAATTCCtatgcaaattttgattttaaaaaatacctaataagtaAGCatgtaattataaaatttaggTACGTAGAAAATTCTTTTAGAAatatttctacttttttattataaatttacaatttttatttaaaaaacgtcatacatatttaaattaaaatcataatCTCTTTCCCCTCTCTTCTTTCATCGATagatagtaataaaaaaaaaaacatgatcagCAGCGTaaataattttggcaagaagCATATTATATCAGTGGAGTGGAATATTCGATAAGTAAGTACCTCAATCAAATCAATTCCAAAAGACATTTCAAACCTGTTTGAAACTCAGAATAAGAATAAGAAACGTGATCGAATGAAAATTACCTCGTAACAAGTACTTTTCCACCTTCCACCCAATTCACTATGTACTACAACTacataaaaacaatttcaagtcgagaaaaacttatcaaaaattcatcaggcGTAATTAGCCTACAAACGATCGGTTCGCATCGTTAGCAAAAATTCTGCGCCTAATTCAACAACTCTTTTCGGCCTTCTTTGGTGCAAAATGATGACGTCAGCCATAATCATAGCACAGTACAGCTGTTTGGCAagtgacgtcactgtgacgtttcattgttattttgcaccaaagatggccgaaAAGATGGCTGACGATTTCATCATTCATAGATAACCCATCTATATCATTTCACCTGAGTGAagtgaagctatagtgccttaATAAAATCGTCGGTTATACATCGAATAATCTATGAACCCATCAATTGTTATAATTCTAGTTAATTACGTGTCCAACGAACGTCTCCATTTGTAACATCTTCTGCCAAAACTTATCGACAGTCACGTCAGATTAATCAACCCATCTCCAACGGAATTTTACACACAAACCATGTATTCCAGAAGATCAACTACTAAACGAAAAAGTACAATTCATCAggattcaatttcaacaaaaaagaaaaagaattcaTTATCTGGTACGTCATCGCTTAACATAACTCATTTTTGTAAACCATTTGTGTacttattgaaattgaattcatcACAGGGTTAACGTTGaaaccaatttaccaacaaacGCTCGGTTCTGGAAGTGTTTTCACTGGTGGTTCCAACAATGAAGGTCAATTAGGAATAACAGAACGGCAGCTATGTAAAATACCAACGTTGGTCGAAAATCTAACCGATATCGTTGATATATGTGCCGGTGCAATGCACACGTTATGTATTGATAAAAATGGCAAAGTACGTTACGTTACGAgtgtattttctaaaattattcagcCTAATTATAGCTCATTTTCACATCAGGTTCATAGTTGGGGCTGTAACGATGAACTCGCTCTTGGTCGCGAAACTACCTCTGAAACCGAAGCAATTCCTGGTGAAGTGAATCTCGACGAGAAAGTGGTCCAGATTACAGCCGGAGATTCACATTCAGCTGCACTTACCGAAACTGGCAAAGTTTACGCTTGGGGATCATTCCGAGTAAAGTGGTTTATTTCGTATTTTCCCCACGTTTATCATTGTTTTACaacgtttttgtaattttttgaaaggattCTCACGGTGAAATGGGTTTGACACCGGAAGGAAAACCAAAGATGCCAACGTTGATAATGAATAACGCTGCCAAAATCGCATCCGGTGCGAATCATTTGCTTATACTTTCGACAGAAGGATTATTATACAGTCTAGGATGCGCTGAGCAAGGCCAACTTGGCAGAATATCAGTTAGATTTGCCGATCGTGGTTCTAGATGTGGATTAGGTAAGTGGTTCTCAACTAATCGGATATGgtttataaaataattcattcCGAGTGTTTTCCAGGAAACTTTTTAAATCCACGGATAATACACGCACTTCGGAagaaaaaattcgatgaaatttgggTGGGTAGTTATAATTCTTTTGCCAGAGAGCACTCTACAAGCCATATTTATTCCTTCGGATTAAATAATTACTATCAGTCGGGTAGGTTTTTGGTAGTCGTCATTTCTTATTTCTTAATTATTCTACGTGTTTAATAAACTCGCGTGTTTTTCAGgattagaagaagaaaaaatctaTCCATGGCCTGTGGTCAGTAAACCGTtttcaacgaataaaaaatgGGTATCTATATGCGGTGGTGATCATCATACGCTCTCTTTAGATAATACAGGTAAAAGTTGTCTTCATGTAGAGACCGATTCGTTTTCCCCTTTTTACACTCTTGATATTTTTAAAGGTACAACGTATGTCCTGGGAAA encodes:
- the LOC135835443 gene encoding regulator of chromosome condensation-like — encoded protein: MYSRRSTTKRKSTIHQDSISTKKKKNSLSGLTLKPIYQQTLGSGSVFTGGSNNEGQLGITERQLCKIPTLVENLTDIVDICAGAMHTLCIDKNGKVHSWGCNDELALGRETTSETEAIPGEVNLDEKVVQITAGDSHSAALTETGKVYAWGSFRDSHGEMGLTPEGKPKMPTLIMNNAAKIASGANHLLILSTEGLLYSLGCAEQGQLGRISVRFADRGSRCGLGNFLNPRIIHALRKKKFDEIWVGSYNSFAREHSTSHIYSFGLNNYYQSGLEEEKIYPWPVVSKPFSTNKKWVSICGGDHHTLSLDNTGTTYVLGKKEYGRLGLGEYCDDVQEPTVIPGLKNEEITSISCGSCVSFALTREGEAYGWGMGTTYQLGKGSKKDNHEPKLVSGEQMQDYKIIKVCSGAQHTVFLAQRKT